The DNA sequence ACCGACAGGCGCCAGCCGATGATCTCGCCCATCTTGCGCACGGTGGCGTCGGGCGGGACCACGGTGGAGTAGTCGCCCATCATGGAGATGCCCCAGGTGTTGCCGTTGAAGCCGCCCGCGTGAGCGCCCTGGACGTTGCGGTTGAGCCCGCCGTGGCGTCCCTCGAAGGCCTGCCCGTACTTGTCGACCAGGACGTTGTAGCCGACGTCGCACCAGCCGAGGTTGCGCGCGTGGTAGGTGTAGATGCCCCGCACCACCCCGGCCGAGCCCTCGCGGGAGTAGTCGTTGCTGCCCGCGGTGTGGTGGACCACGGCGGCGGCGAGGCTGTTGTCGTAGGTGGCGTTGCGGCAGCGGATGGACTCGTCGGCCCCCCAGCCGGCGCGGCTGATGATCGCCGGCTGCCTGGCCGCGATGTCGCCGCTCGCGCCGGTTCCGCCCTGGGCGGCGATGTCCCCGTACGAGTCGGGTTCGGGGGTCGGGGTGTCGTCGGGGGAGATCAGCACCGCGGTGACCGAGTCCGCCGTCAGGTCGCTGGATTCCGCGACCGGCTTGATGTCCGCGTAGCGCGTCGGGACCGGCGGTGAGGTGTCGGTGGCGGGCCGCGGCGGGGCGGGTTCGGCCGACCGGGTTGCCGCGATGTCGTCCTGGGTCGGGGCCGCCTCGATCTCTGAGCTCCGGGTCTCGGCGTCCACGGCGTCCTTGGTGTCGGCAGCGTCCTCGGTGTCGGCGGTCTCGGCGGCGTCCGACTCGGTGCTCTGCGGCGCGTCGGCCAGCGAGGTGTCCGCGATGTCGACGCCGGAGACCTTGATCTGGACCGTGGTGGTGTCGACCCCGAGGAAGACCGGCTCGGTGCCGCCGCTGCCGGTGGTGCTCTCACCCTCGTCGTCGACGGACTCCGCCTCGTACCAGGGGCCCCACGAGCCGTCCGGGTTCTTGGCACGCAGGGCCGCGACGGCCTGCGGGTTGTAGCCCTTCCACGTGACGCCGACCATCGAGAACGGGGTCTCGGAGGTGACCTCCTTGACCGGGGCGGAGCCCACCGCGATGTCGGTGTCCACACCCGCCGCGGCGGGTGCGTCGGACAGGGAGACCTCGGCCGTCCCGGTGGGGACGGCGGTGCCCGCGGTGGCGGCGATGTCGTCTCCGGACTCGACCAGGTGGTCCGCCCCGTACACGGCGAGGGGCGTGACGACGGACGCCGCGACCGCCACCGCGAGGGCGAGGGTCCTGCGTCGACCGCTGACGTTCAGGGGGCGGCGTCGTGTTCTCAAGGGCTTC is a window from the Dietzia sp. JS16-p6b genome containing:
- a CDS encoding N-acetylmuramoyl-L-alanine amidase, encoding MRTRRRPLNVSGRRRTLALAVAVAASVVTPLAVYGADHLVESGDDIAATAGTAVPTGTAEVSLSDAPAAAGVDTDIAVGSAPVKEVTSETPFSMVGVTWKGYNPQAVAALRAKNPDGSWGPWYEAESVDDEGESTTGSGGTEPVFLGVDTTTVQIKVSGVDIADTSLADAPQSTESDAAETADTEDAADTKDAVDAETRSSEIEAAPTQDDIAATRSAEPAPPRPATDTSPPVPTRYADIKPVAESSDLTADSVTAVLISPDDTPTPEPDSYGDIAAQGGTGASGDIAARQPAIISRAGWGADESIRCRNATYDNSLAAAVVHHTAGSNDYSREGSAGVVRGIYTYHARNLGWCDVGYNVLVDKYGQAFEGRHGGLNRNVQGAHAGGFNGNTWGISMMGDYSTVVPPDATVRKMGEIIGWRLSVAGVDPKGSDTHYSEGTSYTRYPAGAAVRLPNIFAHRDVGNTSCPGNAGYAKMGQIRDIAAAYARSGGGTPAPTNPTPPVTNPGTTPRPGTGGTTIPGVTQGSVQDAVTSALRTVLSGGRLDAAELTRLLTGGKTLADIPFDAGSVQAAVGGDLGSVSTLLGGDFARLASQFAGPLGQVLSGIQRFGNVSLVKHEHGALYSSPETGTHPVWGVIGDAWASQGFEHGPLGLPVSSEAGRDDGTVAQRFEGGTLVFDPATKELTVEPNP